The genomic region TCCCGATAGAGCCGGTCCCACTGATCGGGAAACTGCTCGAAGGCGACCACCATGTTCGCGAGCAGGTTCATGGTCGTCTCGTGCCCTGCAAACACCATGAGCACGGCGTTGGCGATCACGTCCTCTTCGCTCAATCGGGCGCCGCTGTCGTCATTCGTCGCGAGCCGGGTCAGGAGGTCGTCCTTGGGGTTCTTGATCCTGTCGCGAATGATGGGCCGCAGGAAGTCGACGAGCTTGCGCATCGCCTGCTCGCCCTTTTCGAGCCGGTCCTGTTCCTTGCCGCGCATGAAGATGACGGCGCCGAGATCCTCCGACCAGTCTCGTACTTCGAAGCGCGCCTCGGGCGGCACACCCAGGAATTCTGCAATGACCACGACCGGGAGGGTAAAGGCGAAGGTGCCGAGGAAATCGACGGCCTCCCCGGCGCGGAGCGGTTCAGTCAGCTCACGGACCAGTTCCTGCACCCGCGGACGCAGCACCTCTACGCTTTTAGGCGTGAACGCGCGGTTCACGACGAGCCGCATCTGGGTGTGAAACGGCGGATCTTTCCACACAAAAAACCGGGACAGGAATTGGATCAGCTGTTCGAAGGTCGAGGCCGAACGCCGCATTTCAGCGCCGAAGGGGCCGGAAAACCGATCGGAAGACAGGCGATCTGAATCGCGATAACCCGCTATGACAGCATCATAGCCCGTGACGATCCAACCGTTCCAACGGGGGTTCCAATACACAGGATGGACTTCACGCAAACGGCGATAGTATTCGAACGGACGATTTATAGCTTCGTCTGAGAGAAGATCATCCAAATTTTCTCGGCTCTCGGCTACCGACGTGGACATTGTGCCACCTTACCATTTAAAAAATCTGCATAATCAACGTATCTATGCCTCTGAATTCTGTCAACATTACTGTTGATTATCGTTCGCAAGCTTCTTTGCCCGTTGAATAATGGGTGACGAGGTCTGCAGCGCAACGCAGGCATTTTCCAGTCGCGGCTCGATGGCCAGCCCCTCGCGGATCCAGGAGCCGTCGGCCTTCTTTTCCGGGGTGAACTCCGACTTTTCCCTCATCCTCAGGAAAACTGAAAGCGTATGCGCAGCGCCCAGATCCATGATCAGCGTCATGAAGTGCGTGCAGCCGCGGGTTTGTCCCATGAGCTCGATTACCCGCTTGCGAAATCCTGGTCCGATGCGCGTGCCGACCATTTGCCGGACCGGCTCGAGGCTGGCCGCACATTCCGGATGCGGGTGATAGACGGCCACGGGCTCGATGCTGACGATTTCCAGGGACGGCAAGGCGAGCATGCCTGAAATCCGAAGGGAATGGATCAGTTCCACCCCCTCGCTCGAGTGACACTTGTCTTCGAGGGCCAGGACGAAGCTGGCACGGTCCTCCGCGATCTTCTCCACGTCGAGTGACTTGGAGCGCTTGGCAACACGCGACATTATGGGATCTCCCTGTTGCGGTGACGCGTTCAATGCGGAAAGGGCCACAGGCGAAAGAAGCGTTCCGCCTTTCGATAGAGATGGGCAAGACCGCGCGGCTGGTAGACGAGGAACAGGATGATCGTCGCCCCCAGCACCACGTTGACCATGGGAAAGGCGATGTCGAGGCGCGACCCCGGGAGATAGGTCGCAAGTTGCGGTCCGACGATGGTCAGGCTCTCTTGCACGAGCCGCAAGGCGATCGTGCCGAGCACGGCGCCCAGGATCGAACCCATGCCTCCGACGATGAGCATGCCAAGGAACCAGATCGACTGGAACAATGTGAACTGCTCGAAATGCACGAGCCGGTTCTCGTAAGCCAGCAACGCCCCGGCAAGCCCCGCGAAGAACGACGCGACCCCGAAGGCCAGAACCTTGTATCGGGTCACCGGGATACCGGTGACCTCTGCGGCGAGATCATTGTCCCGGACGGCAATGAAGGCCCGCCCGACGCGGCTCCGGAGGATGAAGAGCGCAACGAAAGTGGCGGCGATGACGAAAGGCAGGACGAAGAAATAAAAGCTCACGGTATCGTCGATGCGATGGCCGAAAATGACCGGCGGTGCCACGGGGATGCCTGCCGCACCGCCGAACCATTCATCCGGCAGCCTCACGACGCTGAACTCGAAGACGAACTGGGCGGCCAAGGTCGTCAGGGCGAGATAGAAGCCTTTGATCCGTGCCGCTGGCAGGCCGAAGATGACCCCCACTCCGGCAGCGCCGAAGGCACCGATCGCCAAGGCGGCGGGAAAAGGCAGTTGCAGTTTCGTCGCCGCGACCGCCGCGAAATAGCCTCCGATCCCCATGAACGCGGATTGCCCGACGCTGACCTGGCCTGAGATGCCCACCAGGATCTGCAGCCCGAGAACCGCGATGATCGTAATCCCGGTGATCGTCATGAAGCGCAGCCAGTCCAGCGGGAGCACCACAGGCGGCAAGAGGAGCGCGATCAGCCCGGCAATCAGCAGCAGCCACTGCATGCGTGTCCTGATCAGGCTCATATCGTCGGTATAGGTCTCGGAGAAAGATCCGCAGGCGCGATACATGTCTCAGATCCTCTCGACGTGTTTCCAGCCGAAGAGGCCGTGCGGCTTGATCAGCAGGATGACCAGCATCAGAACGAACGGGAACAGGAGGGAGGCGCCGCCCTCCATATAGGGATCGAGCCAACGGGCCGCCGCCGCCTGGCCGATGCCGACGATGATGCCGCCGAGCAGGACTCCTGCGATGGTCTCGAGGCCGGCGAGAAGGACCACTGGCAGGGCGACGAAGGCGATCCCCGCGACATCCGGACTGACCATCCGGCCACTCATGAAGGCGGCCGCGGCAAGGGCCGAAACGATCCCGGCCACCGCCCACGACACGGCGATGCTCAGTCTGACGTCGACACCCAGGGATCGGGCGATCTGATGGCTCTCGGCGACGGCCGTCATCAGCAGGCCCGCCCGCGTCGATCGGAAGAACCAGGCGAGGCCGAGCACCACCACGGCGATCATCAGCGTGCCGATGACCGCCGACTGCTTCATGGGGATGCCGAGGACGCGCCAGCGTTCGGTGCCGAACAGGTCCGGAAAGAGTTGGGGTTCGGCACCGAACACGATATGTCCGAGGCCGTTCAGCACCAGCAGAACGCCAAGCGTGGCCATGAACAGAGCCATCTCGGATTGGCCCACGAGCCTGTGAAGCACGATACGTTCGATCGCCAGCCCCAGGACGGCCATTCCGCAAGCGGTCGCCGTCAGCGCCAGCAGGGGATGAAGGCCGAGACCCATGAATGAGACCATCATGAAGGTCGCGATCATCAGGAGTTCACCCTGGGCGATGTTGAAGACCCGCCCTGACCGGTAGATGACGTTGAATCCCACGGCCACCGCGGCGTAGATCGCGCCCGTGGTGATGCCGGCATAAAGAACGCGGCCAAGGACTTCCATATCCATCCCCTCAGACGTTCGCGTGGAGCATGCTCATCCGAGCCACCTCCGCCGCCGACGATACTGCTTGATGTCGCGAAAGTTCTTCTTTGCTCCCGATGCGCCGAGGCCCAGATAGAACTCCTTGAGGTCTTCATTGCCGAGCAGTTCCGCCTGGGTTCCCTCGAGCACGATCCGTCCATTTTCGAGCACATAGCCGCGATCGGCCACCTTCAGAGCCACGCGCGCATTCTGCTCGACCACCAGGAGCGCGGTTCCGAGTTCCGATCGGATCCGCATGATGGCCTCGAAGATTGTCGTCACCAGGATCGGCGACAGGCCCAGCGAGGGCTCGTCCAGCAGGAGCAGCTTGGGCTTCGCCATGAGCGCTCGCCCGATGACCAGCATCTGCTGCTGGCCTCCGGAAAGATAGCCGGCCTGCCGATTCCTGAACTCCGCCATCATCGGAAAGATGTCGAAGACTTCCGTCATCCGCTGCTTCAGTGCCGTATTGTCGAGACGTGTCGCTGCCGAGGCGACCACGAGATTCTGCTCGACCGTCATGTGCTCGAGCACCCGCCGGCCCTCCAGCACCTGAACCAGGCCGCTGCGCACGATCCTGACGGGATCCTGGTTCTGGATCGCTTTGCCCTCGAACAGGATCGTGCCTTCCGTGACCCGTCCCTCTTCGGACTGGATCAGGCTGGAGATGGCCTTCAGGGTCGTGGACTTCCCGGCACCATTGCTGCCGAGAAGGGCCACGATCTCGCCGGGGCTCACGCGCAGCGTCACGTTCTTCAGGACCAGGATGCTGCCCTGGTAGCGGACCTCGATATTGTCGAGCGCAAGCAGGTTCGGCTTTGCCGCCTCGCCACGCTCGACGATTGTTTTTGACAGTTCCAAGACTTCACCCACGCGACGGTTCTCCGGAGCGGTGCGGCGTCCTCAATTCTCCAGCGCCATGAAGTCGGTGACCGTGATGATCTTTCCGTCCTTTTGCTGGAGGATCACCGCAGAGCTCGCCCCGAGAGTGGGGTCGACGCCGTTGTTGAACGTGATGCTCTCCAAGAGGCCGCGGCCATCGAAGGTCCCGTTCGCCAGTTCGGCATAGACATCCTCACCGGTGATCCGCGCCCCTTTCTTCTTCACTGCAGCCCGGTCGATCGCGTCCAGAAGCACCATCATCGACGGGTAGTGCAGGAGCGTGTCCGCGGACCACCGCGTCTGGTAATTGCCTTTCCGGCTGTCATAGATCTTGAAGGCTTCGGTGTTGGTGTCGACATAGTTCTCGGTCGTGATCTCATGCGTCCCCTCGAGCACCTCCGGCTGAACTTTCAACAGGGTCAGCAGCCCCAGCCCTTCATGCTGCGAATTGACGATCTTCGTCATATCGAAATCATTGGCCTTCAACTCGGACAGCACGAGAGGCTGGAGATGATCTGTGGTGGCGACGATCAGCAAGTCGGGCTCCGCCTCGATGATGCGCTCGACATTGACGGCGACGTCCAGGGCCTTGGGCGAGATGAACTCGCTCAACACGAGTTGGGCTTTTGAGCCTTCGAGACGCTTGGTCAGGCCTTGCGCCCAATCGCGCCCTGAGCTGCCATCGAAGGTGACGAACGCGACCTTGAGCGGCTCGCTCCCCGTCCATGTCTTCAACCGCCATGTGACGGCTGTTGCGAAATAGCGGGCATAGTCGTTGAGCGGCGTGAACACCCAGCTCCCCGGCTTCATGAGACTGTAAGCCGGGCCGCCGTGAACCGCGGGAATTTTGTTCTCCGGAAGGCGGTTCTGGAGGGCGATCACGTTTGGCGAGCCGAAGGTCACGATTCCCAGGAGCGAAGGGTCCTGAACCGCCCGCTCGTAAGCCTGGATCGTCCGAGCCTGATCATAGCCCGTGTCGACGGGCTCATAGACCAGCGAGACGCCATGCTGTTTGCCTGCCGTCTCGTTGTACCAGTCCACCAGCAGTCGCTGCATCTGCTCGACCGGCTTGCCGCGGTTTGCGAACGGTCCGGAATAATCCAGGAGACTGAGAATTTTATAGGTCTCTGCCGCCTGGCTCGGCCGCGCACCGACTACGCTCACCGCTAGGGCCCCTGCGATTGCCAATGCTTGGCGACGGGTTAAGCCTGTATCCATGACTTGTTCCTCCCTTTTCACTTTGTTGTAGGCTTTGTTCTGCCATTTGCTTTTAGACGCGACGCATGAGGGGCGGCAGCCGGCTGTGTTAAGTCCGACCTCCTGCCCGTTGACTGAGGTGCAAGGCTTCGCTGTCGGCCGCATCCGCGGCCGCGATCGGCTCCAGGGGACGGCCGTCGACCGAGGCAATGGTGATCATGGCGTTCAGCTGCCGAGCTCGCCCGTCCTGGTATTTCACCTCGATTGAGGCACGTACCGCGGAATGCGGGCCGTAGACCGCGTCGATCAGATCGGCATATTTGCTTTCGATGACACCGCGCCGCAGCTTCTTGCTCCGCGTGAGCTCGCCTTCATCCGCATCGAAAGGCTTGAGGAGATTGATGAAGCGCCCGACACGCGAGTCGCTGGGCAGCGTTGCGTTGATCGACTGGATTTCGGTTCGAATGAGGCTATAGACCGCGTGGTGTTGAGACAGGTCGACCTGGGAGGTGAACGAGATCTTCTTGTCCTCGCACCACCGCCCGACCATTTCCGTGTCGATGTCGATCAGGGCGGCCGGCTCGTTGCGTCCCTCGCACACGACGATGACGTCGCGGATGTAGGGGCTCAGGCGGAAGCGGGTTTCGATGTGCTGCGGCGCAATGGTCCGTCCGTCGCCAAGCTTGCGGATATCCTCCAGGCGGTCGAGATAAATGAGGCGTCCTTCCTCATCGATGATGCCGGCGTCTCCGCTCTTGATCCATCCGTCCGCGGTGAACCGTTCGGCGGTTTCCTCCGGTCGTCCGAAATATCCTTCGAAGATCGCCCCGCCGCGAACCTGAACCTCGTCATCGGCCGTGCGCAATTGCAGCGGCTCGGTTCCGAAGCGGCTTTCGAGCACCCGTCCGACGCAATTCGTGGGATCTCCGTCTCTGGTCGCCGTGACGATGCCGATTTCGGTGAACCCGTAGACATTGTGCAGGCTGACACCCAGCGCATGGAAGAACGAGAACACCTCCGGACTGAGAGTACTGCCGGAATTCACGGCGGTCTTGAGATGGGTGAACCCCAGGCGGTCGCGCAGCGGGCGCCCGATGACCCAATGGCCCAGCATGCGCTTCACACGCGACAAGACCCCCGGTGTCGAATGCGCAGACGCAAGCAGTCCCATGCCGACGCGATAGACCCACCGTACGATGGGCACAGCATCGCGCATCCGGGCTTCGGTGGAGGAGACCACCGCCTCCCACTGGCGAGGGCTGAAGAAGAGAAACTCCGGCCCGATCTCGCGCATGTCGTCGGTAACCGTTTCCGGCTCCTCCGGGAAATTCACCAGCAGCGGCAGGGACACTCCGAGCGCAAGCCCGAGATATTGCTCGGTTGCCCAGGCCGGCGAGATGTAGCTCACATAATCCGCACCCGGCCGCGGCACGAGAACGCTGCGCCAACGCTCGGAGATGTCCAGGAGGTAGCGATGGGATCCCATCACGCCCTTGGGCGTGCCGGTTGTGCCCGATGTATAGATGACCACCGCAAGGTCGTCGCTACGGCCGGCCTCGACGATCCGCATAACGCAGTCGGGGTCCGTTTCCAGCAGGCGGTCGCCGCGCTCTTTGAGGGCCGTAAGCGAGAGGAGTCTGGGATCGTCATACTCGTCTAAGCCGCGCTCATCCCAATAGACGATGAGCCGAAGATCGAGATCATCGGCGATCTGGAGGAGCTTGTCGCATTGTTCCTGGTCTTCCGCGAAGACGACTTTGGCGCCGCAATCCCGCAGGTTGACGGCAAGTTCCTCTGCGGTGAGGTCCGGATATTGGCATGACATTGCACGCCCCGCGGATTGAGCCGCGAGTTCCGACCAGAACAGCTCGGGTTCATTATCGCCGATCGCTGCGAGGCAGGGAGCATCCCCGATCCCCGTTGCCAGGAGACCGGCAGCGATCCGGCGAACCTCGCTGGCATAGTCCCGCCAGGTGATGCGATGCCATATCCCGAAGACTTTTCGGCGCATCGCGATGGCATCGGGCGACGCCTGGGCATTGCGGAACAGACATTTCGGCAGGGTATCGTGAGGTGAGGCTGTCATGACGGTCTCACTCCCCTCCCAGATAGGCGCTGACGACTTCGGGCCGCCTGAGGACGTCGTCAGGCCGGCCCTCGGCGACATGCTTCCCCCAATCCAGGACCACGACCCGGTCGGCGATATCGGAGATGACCTGCATGTCGTGCTCGACCAGCACGATCGGCAGCCGCCGCTGCCGCCTGAGCTGGAGGATGAACCGGACCATGTCCTCCTTTTCGTCCATGGTCATGCCCGCCATGGGCTCGTCCAGCAGGAGAATGCGCGGCTCCATGGCCAGCGCACGTCCAAGATCGACGCGCTTTCGGATGCCGTAGCCGAAGGTTCCGACGGGGACATGTCGATGCGGCTGGAGCTCGAGGAAGCGGAGGACTTCCTCGACCGCCTGCCGCTGCCTTACTTCGTCCCGCATTCCCCAGGGCCGCAGAACTGCCTGCAGCAGACCGCCTCGGGAATGGATGTGCCGACCGGCCAGGAGATTGTCGGCGACCGACATTCCCAGATACAATTGAATGTTCTGGAAGGTTCGGGCGACCCCGAGGCGGGCGACCATGTTGGGTCGCAGCCCGATGATGTCGGTCTCTTCGAACTGGATACGCCCTTCATTGGGCCGATAAAATCCGCTGATGGAATTGAGCAGGGAACTCTTGCCGGCACCATTGGGACCGACGACCGCCAAGATTTCACCCGGATGAACCTCAAGCGAAACGTCGTCCAGCGCCTTGATGGCACCGAAAGACAGCTGCAGCTTCTCAACCTTGAGGACTGCAGCATTCATGATCAACCCCGGGCCGGGGCGAGGACCGGGGCGTCCGTTGTGAGCCGCAGATCAACGAGCCTGGGGCTGTCCGCCGGAAGGGTCTCCACCAGGCGCAACTGAATATGGACGCGCAAGGCCCTCTCGACGATCGCCTTGATCTCCTCGGCAGCCTCAAGCTTTGGGTCGGCGATCTCCAGCGTCAGCTCATCCTGCCCGCCCCTTTGTCGCGTCACCACGAGGCGAAAGGGACAATTGATGTCGCGGCGCGCGAGGATGTCCTGAACCTGTTTGGGGACCACGAACATGCCCTTGACCTTGGTGATCTCGCTGGCCCGCCCGACGATGCGGCCGAAGCGCGGCGACGTCCGGCCGCAGGAACAGGGTTCGTGTCTGAGCTGATCGATGAGATCGCCGGTCCGCAGCCGAATGATCGGCATTGCCTGGCGCCAAAGATCCGTGACGACGAGCTCCGTCGGGGCCGCGGCGGTGGGATCGGCGGGCTTGCCCGTGGCAGGATCGAGAAACTCGACCAGCAGGTCGTCGCGAAGATGCATTCCGTCGCCGGCTTGGCACTCCCACGCCACGGCGCCGACATCCGCCGCGCCGTAGAATTCACGTACGTGAAGCCCGAATGCGGACCGGAGTCGCTGCTTGGCGTCGGGATGGCTCAACTCGCCCATCACCACTGCCTTCTTCAATGGCAGTCGGACATTCATCGTGCCGGCAGTATCGAGTAGGTGCTCGAGGAACGTCGGAAAGGCCACGATGGCCGTGGCGCCGACGTCCCGGATGGCTTCGACGTGACGCTCGGTCTGGCCCACTCCGCCGGGCATCACCGCACAGCCGACGCTTTGCAGCGCCTGGTCGAAGACGGTGGCCGCGATGACCCAATTATACATCGTCGTCTGATCGACGATGTCGTCGCTGGCCAGGCCACAGGACCTGAATGCCTTTGCGAAGGATCCCGAGATGTGGCGCAGATCCGCCGCTGTATAGGGCATGTAGAGCGGCCCGGGGGCCACGAAGACATGGCCCAGCTCTGCAGGCGCGACGGCAAGTCGATTGCCGAAGGGCGGGAAATCCTGCGACGCCTGGATGAGCTCATCCTTGGTCAGATAAGGGATGGTTTCCCAGTCCGCCGGATAGGCCCCGGAGATCACCGCCGACGCGGCCTCCCAGCGGTCGCCATACGCGGGAACCGCCGCAGCACGCCGCGCCTGATGCCAAGCTGCCTCGCGTTGCGAGGCCTGACAGTCCTCCCATGGGGAGTACTCGTTCATGCTAGTGCCCTTGAGCAAGGCGGTTCTCCTCCCCTGGTCACCGTTCCGAAGCGCAGCGACCGTGTCGGCCTTTTAAAAGCCGACCTTATTCTTGAGGGCAGTGTGGTATTCGGCCGGATTTCTGTCAACACTTATGTTGATAGACGTCGGACGAGATTTTCTCGGCGGATTTGCAGCACTGAGGTAAGTTGATCAACCTAGACGGACAGGGTCTCTACCGGGGACTTGCGAAGCGGACTGAAGAGCTTGAAGCGCAGATGGATCAGAAAGCCGGCACCAGCAACATTGCGCGCAGACGCAGACAGGCGAAGTCCTCCGGGGAGGAAGACTACACCGCTCGCCGGGCACAACTCATAGAAGCGGCGGGACGCATCTTCCGAGAGAAGGGCTATGAGAAGGCGAGCATCAGCGATTTCGCCAAGGCCTTGGGGATGGATCGGGCCTCCGTCTACTACTA from Rhodoligotrophos appendicifer harbors:
- a CDS encoding cytochrome P450, with the translated sequence MSTSVAESRENLDDLLSDEAINRPFEYYRRLREVHPVYWNPRWNGWIVTGYDAVIAGYRDSDRLSSDRFSGPFGAEMRRSASTFEQLIQFLSRFFVWKDPPFHTQMRLVVNRAFTPKSVEVLRPRVQELVRELTEPLRAGEAVDFLGTFAFTLPVVVIAEFLGVPPEARFEVRDWSEDLGAVIFMRGKEQDRLEKGEQAMRKLVDFLRPIIRDRIKNPKDDLLTRLATNDDSGARLSEEDVIANAVLMVFAGHETTMNLLANMVVAFEQFPDQWDRLYRDPSLEKSATEEILRFDGPIKGLGRWAKEPFEFFGQSIKQGDRMLLMQHAGNRDPQGFDDPDRLDIGRNPNRHAAFGQGIHTCLGAPLARIEVQEVLSYLTKAFETIETLNDTLLYNPTVVSRSLQSLHVKARPR
- a CDS encoding DUF2889 domain-containing protein — protein: MSRVAKRSKSLDVEKIAEDRASFVLALEDKCHSSEGVELIHSLRISGMLALPSLEIVSIEPVAVYHPHPECAASLEPVRQMVGTRIGPGFRKRVIELMGQTRGCTHFMTLIMDLGAAHTLSVFLRMREKSEFTPEKKADGSWIREGLAIEPRLENACVALQTSSPIIQRAKKLANDNQQ
- a CDS encoding branched-chain amino acid ABC transporter permease translates to MYRACGSFSETYTDDMSLIRTRMQWLLLIAGLIALLLPPVVLPLDWLRFMTITGITIIAVLGLQILVGISGQVSVGQSAFMGIGGYFAAVAATKLQLPFPAALAIGAFGAAGVGVIFGLPAARIKGFYLALTTLAAQFVFEFSVVRLPDEWFGGAAGIPVAPPVIFGHRIDDTVSFYFFVLPFVIAATFVALFILRSRVGRAFIAVRDNDLAAEVTGIPVTRYKVLAFGVASFFAGLAGALLAYENRLVHFEQFTLFQSIWFLGMLIVGGMGSILGAVLGTIALRLVQESLTIVGPQLATYLPGSRLDIAFPMVNVVLGATIILFLVYQPRGLAHLYRKAERFFRLWPFPH
- a CDS encoding branched-chain amino acid ABC transporter permease is translated as MEVLGRVLYAGITTGAIYAAVAVGFNVIYRSGRVFNIAQGELLMIATFMMVSFMGLGLHPLLALTATACGMAVLGLAIERIVLHRLVGQSEMALFMATLGVLLVLNGLGHIVFGAEPQLFPDLFGTERWRVLGIPMKQSAVIGTLMIAVVVLGLAWFFRSTRAGLLMTAVAESHQIARSLGVDVRLSIAVSWAVAGIVSALAAAAFMSGRMVSPDVAGIAFVALPVVLLAGLETIAGVLLGGIIVGIGQAAAARWLDPYMEGGASLLFPFVLMLVILLIKPHGLFGWKHVERI
- a CDS encoding ABC transporter ATP-binding protein, which encodes MGEVLELSKTIVERGEAAKPNLLALDNIEVRYQGSILVLKNVTLRVSPGEIVALLGSNGAGKSTTLKAISSLIQSEEGRVTEGTILFEGKAIQNQDPVRIVRSGLVQVLEGRRVLEHMTVEQNLVVASAATRLDNTALKQRMTEVFDIFPMMAEFRNRQAGYLSGGQQQMLVIGRALMAKPKLLLLDEPSLGLSPILVTTIFEAIMRIRSELGTALLVVEQNARVALKVADRGYVLENGRIVLEGTQAELLGNEDLKEFYLGLGASGAKKNFRDIKQYRRRRRWLG
- a CDS encoding ABC transporter substrate-binding protein, which produces MDTGLTRRQALAIAGALAVSVVGARPSQAAETYKILSLLDYSGPFANRGKPVEQMQRLLVDWYNETAGKQHGVSLVYEPVDTGYDQARTIQAYERAVQDPSLLGIVTFGSPNVIALQNRLPENKIPAVHGGPAYSLMKPGSWVFTPLNDYARYFATAVTWRLKTWTGSEPLKVAFVTFDGSSGRDWAQGLTKRLEGSKAQLVLSEFISPKALDVAVNVERIIEAEPDLLIVATTDHLQPLVLSELKANDFDMTKIVNSQHEGLGLLTLLKVQPEVLEGTHEITTENYVDTNTEAFKIYDSRKGNYQTRWSADTLLHYPSMMVLLDAIDRAAVKKKGARITGEDVYAELANGTFDGRGLLESITFNNGVDPTLGASSAVILQQKDGKIITVTDFMALEN
- a CDS encoding AMP-dependent synthetase/ligase; the protein is MTASPHDTLPKCLFRNAQASPDAIAMRRKVFGIWHRITWRDYASEVRRIAAGLLATGIGDAPCLAAIGDNEPELFWSELAAQSAGRAMSCQYPDLTAEELAVNLRDCGAKVVFAEDQEQCDKLLQIADDLDLRLIVYWDERGLDEYDDPRLLSLTALKERGDRLLETDPDCVMRIVEAGRSDDLAVVIYTSGTTGTPKGVMGSHRYLLDISERWRSVLVPRPGADYVSYISPAWATEQYLGLALGVSLPLLVNFPEEPETVTDDMREIGPEFLFFSPRQWEAVVSSTEARMRDAVPIVRWVYRVGMGLLASAHSTPGVLSRVKRMLGHWVIGRPLRDRLGFTHLKTAVNSGSTLSPEVFSFFHALGVSLHNVYGFTEIGIVTATRDGDPTNCVGRVLESRFGTEPLQLRTADDEVQVRGGAIFEGYFGRPEETAERFTADGWIKSGDAGIIDEEGRLIYLDRLEDIRKLGDGRTIAPQHIETRFRLSPYIRDVIVVCEGRNEPAALIDIDTEMVGRWCEDKKISFTSQVDLSQHHAVYSLIRTEIQSINATLPSDSRVGRFINLLKPFDADEGELTRSKKLRRGVIESKYADLIDAVYGPHSAVRASIEVKYQDGRARQLNAMITIASVDGRPLEPIAAADAADSEALHLSQRAGGRT
- a CDS encoding ABC transporter ATP-binding protein, whose amino-acid sequence is MNAAVLKVEKLQLSFGAIKALDDVSLEVHPGEILAVVGPNGAGKSSLLNSISGFYRPNEGRIQFEETDIIGLRPNMVARLGVARTFQNIQLYLGMSVADNLLAGRHIHSRGGLLQAVLRPWGMRDEVRQRQAVEEVLRFLELQPHRHVPVGTFGYGIRKRVDLGRALAMEPRILLLDEPMAGMTMDEKEDMVRFILQLRRQRRLPIVLVEHDMQVISDIADRVVVLDWGKHVAEGRPDDVLRRPEVVSAYLGGE
- a CDS encoding phenylacetate--CoA ligase family protein; this encodes MLKGTSMNEYSPWEDCQASQREAAWHQARRAAAVPAYGDRWEAASAVISGAYPADWETIPYLTKDELIQASQDFPPFGNRLAVAPAELGHVFVAPGPLYMPYTAADLRHISGSFAKAFRSCGLASDDIVDQTTMYNWVIAATVFDQALQSVGCAVMPGGVGQTERHVEAIRDVGATAIVAFPTFLEHLLDTAGTMNVRLPLKKAVVMGELSHPDAKQRLRSAFGLHVREFYGAADVGAVAWECQAGDGMHLRDDLLVEFLDPATGKPADPTAAAPTELVVTDLWRQAMPIIRLRTGDLIDQLRHEPCSCGRTSPRFGRIVGRASEITKVKGMFVVPKQVQDILARRDINCPFRLVVTRQRGGQDELTLEIADPKLEAAEEIKAIVERALRVHIQLRLVETLPADSPRLVDLRLTTDAPVLAPARG